One Capsicum annuum cultivar UCD-10X-F1 chromosome 2, UCD10Xv1.1, whole genome shotgun sequence genomic window carries:
- the LOC107859665 gene encoding rust resistance kinase Lr10 isoform X2: MSIFTSLLFLLVFCPLLSFGHRLKGCEDSWCRNDGPNVHFPFRLGHQPKHCGYPGFELQCNNQKDTILEFPSSVRLVVEEIDYASQQIHLYDPDKCIAVKLPQLNLSQSNFRNVKDPAVLFNCSTPFKGLYNYYSVPCLDSSGYEVYAVSSTTGLDSFLSGTCTKIHQYPYSFSTFVQNKLQLNWLIPLCGNCESKGMDCGFKDGTKLLETHCFNRTITTSKKPLIAGTALVCIIVFSIYQLYLTSKNDRESRVRLEKFLEDYKAIRPTRYSYADIKKITDDFKEKLGEGSYGTVYKGRLSSEIFVAVKVLRDSKGKGEEFVNEIGTIGRIHHVNVVRLVGFCADGFRRALIYEYLQNDSLERFILLVSSSPDSVSVISWNKLQHIALGTARGIEYLHQGCDQQILHFDIKPQNILLDHNLNPKICDFGLAKLCSKEKSAVTMTAARGTIGYIAPEVLSRNFGKVSHKSDIYSFGMLLLEMVGGRIKMNSKTKNHSKLNSLEWIYTHLEKGEELKIRIEEEGDNTIVRKLAIVGLWCIQWHPIDRPSIKEVAQMLEGDGSHLNLSPSPFMATNTPKFDASPQSEDLDVILEIE, from the exons ATGTCTATCTTTACatctctcttatttctcttagTATTTTGTCCATTGCTAAGTTTTGGACACAGACTAAAGGGATGTGAGGATTCTTGGTGCAGGAATGATGGTCCCAACGTTCATTTTCCATTCAGGCTCGGTCATCAACCAAAACATTGTGGCTATCCTGGCTTTGAACTACAGTGTAACAATCAAAAAGACACCATCCTTGAGTTCCCCTCGTCTGTTCGCTTAGTTGTTGAAGAAATTGATTATGCCTCACAGCAAATTCACCTTTATGATCCTGACAAGTGCATAGCAGTCAAGCTACCACAACTGAATTTGTCACAATCTAATTTCAGAAATGTCAAAGATCCCGCGGTCCTATTCAACTGTTCTACACCATTCAAAGGTCTTTATAATTATTACTCGGTTCCATGTCTTGATTCTTCTGGTTACGAAGTATATGCTGTCTCTTCAACTACAGGCCTCGACTCCTTCTTATCTGGAACTTGCACAAAAATTCATCAGTACCCATACTCATTCTCAACATTTGTTCAGAAcaagctgcagctgaattggcttATACCACTTTGTGGAAACTGTGAATCCAAAGGAATGGATTGTGGTTTCAAGGATGGAACAAAGCTGCTAGAAACTCATTGTTTCAATCGAACTATAACTACTTCTAAGAAGCCCTTGATTGCAG GTACAGCTCTTGTTTGCATTATTGTTTTCTCAATTTATCAGCTATATTTGACAAGTAAAAATGATAGAGAGAGTCGAGTTAGACTTGAAAAGTTTTTGGAAGACTACAAGGCCATCAGACCAACAAGATATTCTTATGCTGACATTAAGAAGATAACAGATGATTTTAAAGAAAAGTTAGGAGAAGGAAGTTATGGAACTGTTTATAAAGGCAGACTTTCCAGTGAGATCTTTGTTGCGGTAAAAGTTCTACGCGATTCCAAGGGTAAAGGGGAAGAATTTGTCAATGAAATCGGAACAATTGGGAGAATTCACCATGTCAACGTAGTCCGCTTGGTTGGTTTTTGCGCTGATGGATTCAGACGAGCTCTGATCTATGAATACCTACAAAATGATTCACTTGAAAGGTTCATTTTACTGGTGAGCTCAAGCCCGGATAGTGTCTCAGTAATCAGCTGGAACAAGCTTCAACATATTGCTCTTGGTACTGCAAGAGGGATTGAGTATCTTCACCAGGGATGTGATCAGCAAATCCTCCATTTCGATATCAAACCACAAAACATTCTTTTAGACCACAACTTGAATCCAAAAATATGCGATTTTGGCCTAGCCAAACTGTGTTCTAAAGAGAAAAGTGCAGTCACTATGACAGCTGCTAGGGGAACCATTGGCTACATTGCACCAGAAGTGTTGTCAAGAAACTTTGGTAAAGTTTCTCATAAGTCTGATATTTATAGCTTTGGAATGCTCTTGTTAGAAATGGTTGGTGGGAGGATAAAGATGAATTCTAAGACGAAAAATCACAGCAAACTGAATTCTTTGGAATGGATTTACACACATTTGGAGAAAGGCGAAGAATTAAAGATCCGGATAGAGGAAGAAGGCGATAATACGATTGTGAGAAAGTTAGCTATTGTTGGACTTTGGTGCATTCAGTGGCATCCCATTGATCGGCCTTCAATAAAAGAAGTTGCTCAGATGCTGGAAGGAGATGGGAGCCATCTCAACTTGTCCCCAAGTCCTTTCATGGCTACTAATACGCCTAAGTTCGATGCAAGTCCTCAGAGTGAAGATCTAGACGTGATATTAGAAATTGAATAA
- the LOC107859665 gene encoding rust resistance kinase Lr10 isoform X1, whose amino-acid sequence MSIFTSLLFLLVFCPLLSFGHRLKGCEDSWCRNDGPNVHFPFRLGHQPKHCGYPGFELQCNNQKDTILEFPSSVRLVVEEIDYASQQIHLYDPDKCIAVKLPQLNLSQSNFRNVKDPAVLFNCSTPFKGLYNYYSVPCLDSSGYEVYAVSSTTGLDSFLSGTCTKIHQYPYSFSTFVQNKLQLNWLIPLCGNCESKGMDCGFKDGTKLLETHCFNRTITTSKKPLIAGVILGTALVCIIVFSIYQLYLTSKNDRESRVRLEKFLEDYKAIRPTRYSYADIKKITDDFKEKLGEGSYGTVYKGRLSSEIFVAVKVLRDSKGKGEEFVNEIGTIGRIHHVNVVRLVGFCADGFRRALIYEYLQNDSLERFILLVSSSPDSVSVISWNKLQHIALGTARGIEYLHQGCDQQILHFDIKPQNILLDHNLNPKICDFGLAKLCSKEKSAVTMTAARGTIGYIAPEVLSRNFGKVSHKSDIYSFGMLLLEMVGGRIKMNSKTKNHSKLNSLEWIYTHLEKGEELKIRIEEEGDNTIVRKLAIVGLWCIQWHPIDRPSIKEVAQMLEGDGSHLNLSPSPFMATNTPKFDASPQSEDLDVILEIE is encoded by the exons ATGTCTATCTTTACatctctcttatttctcttagTATTTTGTCCATTGCTAAGTTTTGGACACAGACTAAAGGGATGTGAGGATTCTTGGTGCAGGAATGATGGTCCCAACGTTCATTTTCCATTCAGGCTCGGTCATCAACCAAAACATTGTGGCTATCCTGGCTTTGAACTACAGTGTAACAATCAAAAAGACACCATCCTTGAGTTCCCCTCGTCTGTTCGCTTAGTTGTTGAAGAAATTGATTATGCCTCACAGCAAATTCACCTTTATGATCCTGACAAGTGCATAGCAGTCAAGCTACCACAACTGAATTTGTCACAATCTAATTTCAGAAATGTCAAAGATCCCGCGGTCCTATTCAACTGTTCTACACCATTCAAAGGTCTTTATAATTATTACTCGGTTCCATGTCTTGATTCTTCTGGTTACGAAGTATATGCTGTCTCTTCAACTACAGGCCTCGACTCCTTCTTATCTGGAACTTGCACAAAAATTCATCAGTACCCATACTCATTCTCAACATTTGTTCAGAAcaagctgcagctgaattggcttATACCACTTTGTGGAAACTGTGAATCCAAAGGAATGGATTGTGGTTTCAAGGATGGAACAAAGCTGCTAGAAACTCATTGTTTCAATCGAACTATAACTACTTCTAAGAAGCCCTTGATTGCAG GTGTAATTTTAGGTACAGCTCTTGTTTGCATTATTGTTTTCTCAATTTATCAGCTATATTTGACAAGTAAAAATGATAGAGAGAGTCGAGTTAGACTTGAAAAGTTTTTGGAAGACTACAAGGCCATCAGACCAACAAGATATTCTTATGCTGACATTAAGAAGATAACAGATGATTTTAAAGAAAAGTTAGGAGAAGGAAGTTATGGAACTGTTTATAAAGGCAGACTTTCCAGTGAGATCTTTGTTGCGGTAAAAGTTCTACGCGATTCCAAGGGTAAAGGGGAAGAATTTGTCAATGAAATCGGAACAATTGGGAGAATTCACCATGTCAACGTAGTCCGCTTGGTTGGTTTTTGCGCTGATGGATTCAGACGAGCTCTGATCTATGAATACCTACAAAATGATTCACTTGAAAGGTTCATTTTACTGGTGAGCTCAAGCCCGGATAGTGTCTCAGTAATCAGCTGGAACAAGCTTCAACATATTGCTCTTGGTACTGCAAGAGGGATTGAGTATCTTCACCAGGGATGTGATCAGCAAATCCTCCATTTCGATATCAAACCACAAAACATTCTTTTAGACCACAACTTGAATCCAAAAATATGCGATTTTGGCCTAGCCAAACTGTGTTCTAAAGAGAAAAGTGCAGTCACTATGACAGCTGCTAGGGGAACCATTGGCTACATTGCACCAGAAGTGTTGTCAAGAAACTTTGGTAAAGTTTCTCATAAGTCTGATATTTATAGCTTTGGAATGCTCTTGTTAGAAATGGTTGGTGGGAGGATAAAGATGAATTCTAAGACGAAAAATCACAGCAAACTGAATTCTTTGGAATGGATTTACACACATTTGGAGAAAGGCGAAGAATTAAAGATCCGGATAGAGGAAGAAGGCGATAATACGATTGTGAGAAAGTTAGCTATTGTTGGACTTTGGTGCATTCAGTGGCATCCCATTGATCGGCCTTCAATAAAAGAAGTTGCTCAGATGCTGGAAGGAGATGGGAGCCATCTCAACTTGTCCCCAAGTCCTTTCATGGCTACTAATACGCCTAAGTTCGATGCAAGTCCTCAGAGTGAAGATCTAGACGTGATATTAGAAATTGAATAA
- the LOC107859665 gene encoding rust resistance kinase Lr10 isoform X3 — MSKIPRSYSTVLHHSKNKLQLNWLIPLCGNCESKGMDCGFKDGTKLLETHCFNRTITTSKKPLIAGVILGTALVCIIVFSIYQLYLTSKNDRESRVRLEKFLEDYKAIRPTRYSYADIKKITDDFKEKLGEGSYGTVYKGRLSSEIFVAVKVLRDSKGKGEEFVNEIGTIGRIHHVNVVRLVGFCADGFRRALIYEYLQNDSLERFILLVSSSPDSVSVISWNKLQHIALGTARGIEYLHQGCDQQILHFDIKPQNILLDHNLNPKICDFGLAKLCSKEKSAVTMTAARGTIGYIAPEVLSRNFGKVSHKSDIYSFGMLLLEMVGGRIKMNSKTKNHSKLNSLEWIYTHLEKGEELKIRIEEEGDNTIVRKLAIVGLWCIQWHPIDRPSIKEVAQMLEGDGSHLNLSPSPFMATNTPKFDASPQSEDLDVILEIE, encoded by the exons ATGTCAAAGATCCCGCGGTCCTATTCAACTGTTCTACACCATTCAAAG AAcaagctgcagctgaattggcttATACCACTTTGTGGAAACTGTGAATCCAAAGGAATGGATTGTGGTTTCAAGGATGGAACAAAGCTGCTAGAAACTCATTGTTTCAATCGAACTATAACTACTTCTAAGAAGCCCTTGATTGCAG GTGTAATTTTAGGTACAGCTCTTGTTTGCATTATTGTTTTCTCAATTTATCAGCTATATTTGACAAGTAAAAATGATAGAGAGAGTCGAGTTAGACTTGAAAAGTTTTTGGAAGACTACAAGGCCATCAGACCAACAAGATATTCTTATGCTGACATTAAGAAGATAACAGATGATTTTAAAGAAAAGTTAGGAGAAGGAAGTTATGGAACTGTTTATAAAGGCAGACTTTCCAGTGAGATCTTTGTTGCGGTAAAAGTTCTACGCGATTCCAAGGGTAAAGGGGAAGAATTTGTCAATGAAATCGGAACAATTGGGAGAATTCACCATGTCAACGTAGTCCGCTTGGTTGGTTTTTGCGCTGATGGATTCAGACGAGCTCTGATCTATGAATACCTACAAAATGATTCACTTGAAAGGTTCATTTTACTGGTGAGCTCAAGCCCGGATAGTGTCTCAGTAATCAGCTGGAACAAGCTTCAACATATTGCTCTTGGTACTGCAAGAGGGATTGAGTATCTTCACCAGGGATGTGATCAGCAAATCCTCCATTTCGATATCAAACCACAAAACATTCTTTTAGACCACAACTTGAATCCAAAAATATGCGATTTTGGCCTAGCCAAACTGTGTTCTAAAGAGAAAAGTGCAGTCACTATGACAGCTGCTAGGGGAACCATTGGCTACATTGCACCAGAAGTGTTGTCAAGAAACTTTGGTAAAGTTTCTCATAAGTCTGATATTTATAGCTTTGGAATGCTCTTGTTAGAAATGGTTGGTGGGAGGATAAAGATGAATTCTAAGACGAAAAATCACAGCAAACTGAATTCTTTGGAATGGATTTACACACATTTGGAGAAAGGCGAAGAATTAAAGATCCGGATAGAGGAAGAAGGCGATAATACGATTGTGAGAAAGTTAGCTATTGTTGGACTTTGGTGCATTCAGTGGCATCCCATTGATCGGCCTTCAATAAAAGAAGTTGCTCAGATGCTGGAAGGAGATGGGAGCCATCTCAACTTGTCCCCAAGTCCTTTCATGGCTACTAATACGCCTAAGTTCGATGCAAGTCCTCAGAGTGAAGATCTAGACGTGATATTAGAAATTGAATAA